The following are from one region of the Vitis riparia cultivar Riparia Gloire de Montpellier isolate 1030 chromosome 14, EGFV_Vit.rip_1.0, whole genome shotgun sequence genome:
- the LOC117930502 gene encoding long-chain-fatty-acid--AMP ligase FadD26-like has product MNYENYDPYFPDQPVVDLYLPVWANLPAFRSKAAFIWAEDGATLTYAQLNSSAQSISAKILHRLKRGDTVVILCSPGLELVEIIFGCQRAGLLSVPIFPPHPSFSKEDHYHLVRVLSQTKPKAAIAQHGFIAAVKRYVSSSVSDKRLCELLQGVRWISTDDVKDGKEGNSSSGSLPYHGCKADEMYLVQFTSGATGIPKPVLVTAGAAAHNVRTARKAYHLHPNSVIVSWLPQYHDCGLMFLLLTIVSGATCVLTSPIAFVNRPRLWLELISEYKATCTPVPSFALPLVVKRGGIDKGTLPINLWSLKNLIIINEPIYRDSVEEFVNAFLPFGLNPACISPSYGLAENCTFVSTAWRNNGGSSSFPNIPSYNKLLPSARLASECIDEEEMDILVVNEETQEPVEDGIEGEIWVSSSSNASGYLDHPSLTRYVFLGRLSNKVSSCFVRTGDRGIVKGEERYLFITGRSSDMIELQSGEQIHPHYIETAAYNSCQKFLRGGCLAAFKISRTVVLVAEMQRREEETSILKIICEGIRDSVLREEKIGIGLVVLVKAGCVPKTTSGKIQRWATKDKLIRGKMKVVMEMQFEENGRSIEAGASKRNGGRVMVGEEMGNDVISLSIAPTQVGSRSFL; this is encoded by the coding sequence ATGAACTATGAGAATTATGACCCCTATTTCCCTGATCAACCTGTAGTTGATCTCTACCTTCCAGTGTGGGCTAACTTGCCGGCCTTCCGGTCCAAGGCAGCCTTCATTTGGGCTGAAGATGGCGCCACGTTAACCTATGCTCAACTCAATTCCTCAGCTCAATCCATTTCTGCCAAAATACTCCATCGGTTGAAGAGAGGAGACACTGTTGTTATTCTGTGCTCGCCTGGGCTTGAGCTCGTTGAGATCATTTTTGGGTGCCAAAGAGCTGGTCTTCTGAGTGTGCCCATCTTCCCGCCTCACCCTTCTTTCAGCAAAGAAGACCATTACCACCTTGTTAGGGTTTTGTCTCAGACAAAGCCTAAAGCTGCCATAGCTCAACACGGTTTCATCGCAGCAGTGAAGCGATATGTATCCTCTTCTGTCAGTGACAAAAGGCTCTGCGAGCTGTTACAAGGAGTCAGGTGGATTTCTACTGATGATGTCAAAGATGGAAAGGAAGGAAATAGTTCATCAGGTTCTTTGCCATACCACGGTTGCAAGGCGGACGAGATGTATTTGGTTCAGTTCACCTCAGGGGCAACAGGGATTCCGAAGCCGGTACTGGTGACTGCAGGAGCAGCTGCTCACAATGTTAGAACAGCGAGGAAGGCCTACCATCTTCATCCAAATAGCGTTATTGTTTCATGGTTGCCTCAGTACCATGACTGTGGCCTTATGTTCTTGCTGCTGACTATTGTATCCGGCGCAACTTGCGTGCTAACATCGCCCATCGCCTTCGTAAACAGGCCAAGACTATGGCTTGAGTTGATTTCGGAGTACAAGGCAACGTGCACCCCAGTTCCCTCCTTCGCATTGCCGCTTGTGGTCAAACGTGGAGGGATTGACAAGGGAACCCTACCCATAAATTTATGGAGCTTGAAAAACCTGATTATCATCAATGAGCCCATTTACAGGGACTCGGTTGAGGAATTTGTCAATGCATTTCTGCCTTTCGGGTTAAATCCAGCATGCATCTCACCATCTTATGGCTTAGCAGAAAATTGCACCTTTGTTTCGACAGCATGGAGAAACAATGGTGGGTCTTCTAGTTTTCCAAACATTCCATCTTACAACAAGCTCTTACCTAGTGCAAGGCTGGCTTCTGAATGCATAGATGAGGAAGAAATGGACATTCTAGTTGTGAATGAAGAAACACAGGAGCCCGTTGAGGACGGGATTGAGGGAGAGATATGGGTTTCATCTTCAAGCAATGCCTCTGGTTACCTCGACCACCCTTCTTTAACTCGCTATGTATTTCTAGGAAGGCTAAGCAACAAGGTGAGTAGCTGCTTTGTCCGAACAGGCGATAGAGGAATTGTTAAAGGAGAAGAGAGATACCTCTTCATAACCGGTCGATCTTCGGACATGATTGAACTCCAAAGTGGTGAGCAGATACATCCCCATTACATAGAGACTGCTGCTTATAACAGTTGCCAAAAGTTTCTTCGGGGAGGTTGCTTAGCTGCATTCAAGATTTCAAGGACAGTCGTTCTTGTTGCAGAGATGCAAAGAAGGGAAGAAGAGACAAGCATTTTGAAGATTATATGTGAAGGGATTAGAGACTCTGTACTGAGGGAAGAGAAAATAGGAATTGGTTTGGTGGTTCTTGTTAAGGCTGGATGCGTTCCAAAAACAACTTCTGGTAAGATACAAAGATGGGCAACCAAAGATAAGCTCATACGAGGCAAAATGAAAGTAGTAATGGAGATGCAGTTTGAGGAGAATGGTAGGTCTATAGAAGCTGGTGCAAGTAAGAGAAATGGAGGAAGAGTTATGGTAGGCGAAGAGATGGGAAATGATGTGATTTCACTTTCTATTGCTCCAACTCAAGTAGGATCACGTTCTTTCTTGTGA